ACACGGTTAAACAGCCTCAAAAGCCCACTACAAATAACCACAACATGCGGGTAacttataatttaaacaatCTTTTGTAAATTTCTCAAGTTTTATTTTTTGGTTCTCCTTTCCTACTCGTTACGATGCATGCAACGTTTCATGTTTTTTTGTGTGTCATACATAACAACATAGTGTTTGTTCGCGACGTTTGCAGCTAGACGACTGCGTTCTGTGCCGGATTCAAGAGAGAAAACAGGCTGCTTACAAGCGTGCGAGATCGAGAGCTGAATACCAGAGCACTCGAGAATACATACAACATTTTCTTCTTGACGATTTTGACTTGATCAGTACAAGTGATCAACCTGATGATTCCCTAATCGACAACCAGCTGATCGACGACTACGTGGACGAACTGATCAAAACTTGCATGTGATGTACTTGAATTTAAAATCAAGTGGAGAGAAATTGCATGCAAGCTAGCTAGATAGCTctgttcttttttcttttacGTACCCAGTTTTTGAACCTACTTGTAATTAAAAGTTTGTGTTCTCTAGTACTTCATATTTGCCATTTTCATACATTATCAAACTACAACTACATTTAGTTTTGTTAGTGAATAGTTGATAAATGTACAATTTTCATTGTTATTGATAAAAAGGGAAGAATAAACAAGAACAAGACTATAGAAAGTTCAAGGGGAAAATggtagaatttttttaaaaattttttttttatgttatcgAATTCCAGTCTTAGTAATTTATCTttcaattttgaaaattttagttttaaatgTTGATGTCTACACATATCATATCAGCACCACGTCagaaaaaatgactaaaattatataaaaaaatgataatGAACTCATactgaaatttgacaacatgAAATACCAAAATTGTAAATAAACAAACATATCagactaaaaatattattttctcattttttcaTTACATGGGGTAATGTTTTTTCGGTATCACATAAGATCGATTTAAATCTTCTCTTTTATTGAAAGAAGTTTATGTCATTAATATTCACGTGTACAAGAATTAGtaggaattttgaaattattgcaTATACTTACCAATAGTAGGATCATATCCTACGTTCCTTGAGCTGCCTATATTATTGACAGCAGTGAACCACCCCCAGACTGGAGACTCGACCAGTCCAAATTTAGCCCTCAACTTGGTTCTATATGCACAAGAAATTATACACAGTATCGCGAAGCAAAAAGCGATCAAACTGTATAGCATCCCAATCGTCGATAGGAAAAACcgtataaaaattatatagatTTTAATCAGTATgaaaaatgaattaattaaatttgcaTGTTGAATTAGATTACAGGTGCTTGCATAGTCCGATATCTCTGCAATCAGCCCAAACGCCATGCAGGGACAGCAAACCGTGATGAGAGGTGTGAAatgttttattccataatttatcatttaataactaaaaatatttggatggctaaaaatatatatatatatagtaaaaataactaaaatttggcaattattatatttttgggCGGGaaaagtgtatatatatttttaatctcGTAACTtgcactttttttaaaaaaaaaaaaccgataATGTTTATTTTCTAAAAGATCTAGCTACTTGGGAATCATTAGAACTCAATGTATATATAATTGGAATTTACGTGCTCGACCTTACTCGAACAGAGATTTTTGTGTGCCACTAGCtcgaatttaattatttattggccaaaatttttatctataaaatcgaatatttaaaatatataatttatgatTAGATTAAggacaaaataaaaatttggacaatttttttagaaataaaTTGGAATTCCGATCATTTATATTTGCTTCTGTCTAATTTTGGTCATACGTTTTATCAGATTTCAATTTTAgcttgttatttttaaaattttaatcatttttccgATGCGACACGTAACATATATGACAAAAAATACAAGAAACCGATAATACAGAACAAAAATTACAAAGTTCCATActtcataattttaaaatcaagtgctAAATAAGATATTAGCAATATAGCATTTGGTTGTGCAAATGAGTGAGTTTTGAAGTGcataatatgaaaaaaaaaaaaaggattttATATCATGCAATGTAAAAAGGGAAGCAATCCCCAAAGTACCATTTTGCAAAAGATAATATAAGAATGAGGtgttgaattaaataagttaagTCGTTGGGAGAAAGTATGTTtttggtcatataatatcttccCTTTTTGTGATTTTTGTCTCTATTTTGTCAAATGTTATTCTTAATCCGTTATTCTTATTatctttttcgaaaattttaatatttttctatcGTGATACTGACGAGACTAATACTATCAAAAATGAGAAGATACAATACTTGATAACATAAACTATTAAAATCGCAAAATATTAGTGATCACAAGATGAAAATAATAAAcagaggaaaaaaaattttaaaaaaattgctcacaaaaatacaaaaattattgaaatatatCCCCACATAATATGAAATTTTGGTGGTAAAGGTGACGCATgctcacatcatcatcatctgcCCCGTCGGAGGTGTCATTCCGAACTGCTGGTTCTGTTTTTGCCTCATCTTCGTCTCGTTCCCCAGCCAACCTGTCCACAATGGAAATTTTGATTCAAGAATTAGTAAAAATTACAATTACGGTCTtataattttagtcattttgaCATGACATTCAGTGGCGGAGCCACTGGTAGACAAAGCCCGGGTgacccaaaatttttttttaaaaaaatttatatgtaagtTTTGTATAACTTTGAGTTAATATGATATTAGCtcgggtagatcaatttaaaatattaaaagattttagagtttaaaattctagcccGAATAGAGCTATATTCCTGGCTCCTCCACTTATGACATTACACATGTCCGCACCACGTTAGTCTCATACAAAGAAAATGACTGGAATTGTCGGGAAAAAAAAATAACGATAACAGACGAAAGCTGAAATTCGACAAAATAGATTAATAAATTTGGAAATTAGAATTATTTATTAGGGAATAGAGGCATTTACTTACCAATAGTAGGGTCATATCCCATATGCTTGAGCTCTCTATACTCTTGACAAAGAGCACACCATTCGCAAAAGCAGTGAACCACCCAGTCCTGTGCTGGTGACTCCGGCAGCCCGAATTTAGCCCTCAACTTGGTTCTATATGTGCATGACATTATACATGGAATCGCGATACAAAAGGCGATGCAACTGTACAATATCCCACTCGTCGCGCAAGCTATATATCATAGACATACATTAAATCGAACAATATGAACATAGTGCATATATATTTAAACGATTAAGAAGTCGAACATATTTTGAAATGATCACTCACTGGTGTTGCCGGAGTCCAATATCTCCGCAATCTGCCCAAACGTTATGCAGGGAAAGCAGGCTGTGATGAGAGCTGcataaatgttttttttcatatagttaatcatttaattaattaattaattactacCATATGGTCATTATTAAATTTTGTgagatgtatatcatgacatatTTTCCATGCATTCAATTaatcttgattttttttaagtatAATTTATGGTGAAATTAAAGTTTTCTATTATAATCATAGGAATAATATGATTTTGGGAGTGATTAAAGGGAACTAAATATTTTTTACAACTTGAATTACCACATCTTTTAAGGAAAATTATTTATAAGCTACCAAATACATGTACACATCATGTGCCAAAAATCGCAAATATAAGATGATCCAagtgaaaataaaaaaagatgtCATGGAAAACAAAAAACTCATGTGAAATAGTCTCACATGTTAATTTTGTgcgacatatattttatttgagtcactaatgaaaaattatgattttttattttaaatatagaaATGGTAGACctgtctcacgaataaagatatatgatatcgtctcacaagagacctatccTGAATAGAAATCTGATCAGAACTCTTTCTCATGCGGCTATAAATCTAAGTATCTTAATTATTATGGTAAAACAAAATAATCTTGTTTCTcacatttcaattttaatcatGTATCTTTCGTTTTTTGGCACTTATAGTCCTTTTATATCGAGAGTACTTATGTGACATTATATACATCATCATCGCATTTGTGCCACGTCATAACCATGCTATAAATTTgactaaaattgtcaaaaaaaaacaaagataacGGACTAACACTTAAATTAGCCAATACAAATGACTAAAATTACAAAGAATCATATAAAAGCAAATATGGAATTTTCCCCATATATTGATACGAATGTGTGTGCGTTGTCCAAatctaaaatatttatcataatGCAAATTTGAAGGGAAAAAAATGTGTACGTACCATTTTCAGGATCATTCATGCAATCAAAAAGACTACTGCTCCAAACCTTATCTTGAGCTGCGACATGGCCAATACCATTGAATGGCCTGACCGGCGGAGTCATCGCCGGATGACCCGTCTGCGGTACCCCATTTTGAGTGCCAGACAGCGGCATATGAGGGGCAAAATCCACGTTTGCCTGAGGGGGAACATGCTGATTAGAAAGCTCGTATTCATTATTCTGCGGTGGAAATTGTGCTGCCGTTTGTTCTTTATCATGATCTTGAGAGGAAACATAATAcaaatcttcttcttcttcttcttctttgtgGGGGTGGTTAGTTTGCCGTTTGTTGTTACTCGGCACTTGGGATCTCGGCTTAGTCGCCGCCGGCTGCTCGCTTTCCGGGAACGAGTCGTCCATCGTCTCTTGAACTTGCTGTTCGTTGTTTCCGACTCGGCCCATGGCGGATTCCTTGACTTCACTTCTCTTCTTGGTGGGTTGTTATGTGCTGCATGTATGTCTCGGCTAGGTCAAGGTGTGATATTTAATGTATCGATAATGTGAAGAAGTGGGAGATTACTTTAGGCCACTTGGCAATAATTGATTTCCCTCTGCAGTTTTAGGAGACTTTGGGCTGGCAAACACAACTTGggatttgaatttttaaaaaaaataataattggaTTCAGTTGTAAATTAGAGGAAATGATGATTACTGatcaatatattattaaaattacatttttactcatatatatttatcatttacgattttagttttttatatttttatatttcagttttagtcttgtatttttttcttttttatgattttgattatttttcgtCTAGAATATTGACATAGTCTCTGTATATATATCAGAGACATGTAGATATTATATTGCTACCGCGTGAGCGTCAAGATTTGACCATACCAGCATTTCGACGAAGAACTTGCGAGCCAAATTAAGCTCTCGAGAGCTCGAACTTTCTTTATTTCGAACTCGATGaggtcttttttttttccaatgtCGAATTCGAGTAATCTCAATTTCATAGAACTCTTGAGACTATCATAAATTGTAATCGAGAAAGGGCCTTTTTTTTTCTAACCTTTGGTAGGAGTTGACTTGGGAGAGTAGGGCAAGTGCTCTTCACGTTCTCATGCTATAGATAATCCCCTTTCGGTAGGCTGGATTTCTAAGTGATGGTAGACATTATCTCAATCCTATATTAATCATTCAAATCAAACATATTTGATCACTTCAATAACTCTAATGTACCTTATTCATATGTTATCATATACTTTACACCAAAACGGAGGAAAAACTTGTGTGTGTTTGTTTCTTTACGATTCTTGTTTTTTATGTTGATAAATTTCGATTTAAGTATTGTATCTTTCAGTTTTTAGAAATTTTACTCAGTTTTTCATATGTATGTTGATGTTGTATTGCATACATCAGTGCCACGTTAACGATATATCAATACCACATCAATGTTATATGCAAATATACTAAAAttgcaacaacaaaaaaaactaaaatttgataacataaaAGATGAAATCTTGGAGTATGTCAAAAATTTGCATGTCAAAAATTTGCATAATACATATTTTACCGGAAATCAAGACATATCGAATCGATTTAGGGCATCGTTTTGTTCGAAAAATGTATGATAAATCAATTATCCTCGGAACAAGAATGTGCAATCAATTCATTTTTAGCACAAATGGTAAGAGATCTTAAGCAAACTGCACATACTACGAACCGAGCCAagtcttttcttttattttagtttGTATCTTAACAGTGATCTGAAAAGTCAATTTTCCATGTCTTATCTACATATATGCAAGTGTCACGGCAACATATTGGTTACGATAACCTAACAACCACCATTGGCAGGCTCAATCGTGCTCAAAAGGCCATTCCCTCGGAGTTGCGTGCAGTGCTCTTCTGCGTCTGCTTGGCCACAAACTATGACCATAGAAAGGCCATTGTGATGCGCTTCTTGCATTATATTCACGGCATTATCAAGGGTCATCCCGGGTATAACCTTCATTAATACTTGCACAACATACTCCCTTTTATTGTAATTGTCATTGTGCAGCATCACACGAAATGGCGGTGACATTTTCCTTGATTTCCTAGCGAACAAAACGAAAAACTTGTATAATTTTTCAGTGGGAATAATAGTTGAATCTCGATTTCCACTACTTTAGAAGATAATGTTACTGATAACCCACCAACTCCACGTACATGAGATCAAGCCAGCGAAGTTGATAAGTAATATGTAGGATTCGTAAGTTGAAATATCAAGGgacaaaaatatacaaaattaatAGGTGAATTGGATATATGCAGGGATCTTTGCAGAGAAAGGACAACATCTCAGTTATTAACCAAGTATTTCATTTGTGGGACAGATTTAGAGCAGTTTCAGTTGCGTGGAAAGTAGAAAacataaaagtgtgtgttgtaGACAATTTCATCATTAAGTACTGATATTAAATGCAAAAGATACGAGTATAATTTCATGCTAAAATACCTAAATCTAGGACATGAGGAAAATTAAAATTCTAACATGATAagaaaaatcatattaaatcaaAGTAAGCTGGAATAATATATATCTCTTATTAATGGAAAAATGTTCCAACACTACTCAGGTTGATCCATAAAACATCATAAGCTTCAAGCAAAAATCTAGTTAAGATTAGCCCTCAAAAGTGCTGTAAAAATAAAACCAGGGAATAAGGGACAGCTACACCATTTAAATCAGAGTACCCTTACCTCAAATCAAACTCAGATTCACGACCAGGAGTCGTTTTTTCTATGATGGGTTTGTCTAAAACTCCACCGCCTTTCCCCAGACCAGCAATTGGCGTTGCCATGGATGTGCGTCGTCTGGTGCATTTTTTATGGAGTGGATATCTATCCCCTACACGAATAAACTTATCACATCGCCACTCTCATTTTGGAGAACCAAGCAAAATGTATATAGACGTAGAAAACTGTAGAATAGAAACAGGACCAAACAGATGCACTCACAAAGAAAAAGCGGATATTATTTTAATGGGTGTGCTAAATATCATCAGCCTTATGCTAATCATTAGAACTTAGAACTTCACATAATCTCATGTACTCATTACTAAAGAATTGTCCAATCCTGGCCAGATATTTGATCCAAACTCAAGCATAATTAATTATGAGCCTGTGATGAGTGTTAGCTCACAAATAGGCACACCAATCCCAGATAGAATAGAGGTATAACATGATGAATCCCTAGTTATagtgaaaatggaaaaaaaGGCACTTGATTTTGCCCAAATATGTAGGAAAGAACCATTTACTCAACACCAGGACATCATAAGATCCTTCCTCTAGTCCTCTACAACCTCTCAAAAAATAACTACAATCGACTATACCACAGTTCTTTTTCTCCGTTTTCACATACATCCTCACACAAATCTCCTCTCCAAACTACAGGCTTTTCCTTCTTCACTTCCTTTCTTCaagaattataatatatataataaacaaAAACGAGAAAAATTTCACATTGGTACTCTACTGAGGATACAAATTCCAATTTCATGAAAAGCTTCAAGCTCCTTTCAAGGAAAGCAAAACAATACAGCGGAATACAACTACAGACGGAATGAAACTAAATTGGGTGAAAGAAAACAACAAATCAGAAACTAAAAAATCAACATCAGCAAATtcgatattattttaaaaaaaaagatgattaaacgaaaataatcataaatgAGTCAAATAAATCAACGAAAATAGCAGAAAAATCACCAGGTGCTTGATGGAATGCTTGATTTGGGGACAGAACCACTCTTCCGCAGCTAATCGTCGTCTCCATTAGCTTTCACCCCCACCACACGCACACCGGCGGAGTATGTGTACTGTGTTCGATGCTCGTTGGCACAAATCGCTCTCTCCtaaaaaatacaaatgaatattttgttttaaaaaatcaattaataaattattttcagtcgtatattattttataataaataatattttgttaaaaaaatgatattttgaacTGTTTTAATATTTTGACTTGATTAATACATATTGTCGACATTAATATGTTTTTTTGTGAGACGTTTTTCCTAATcaatcatattcatatttacaataatatttaatatttttgacataaaaaacaatatttttattcataaCTCAAATAGGAGATTTTGTAAAactgtcaaatttttttttgtgtgtgtcgACATATATGGACTCTTTCTTAagttgtatttgaagtcgatGGCGTATTTGAAAGGACGAGTTGAAATGATTGTATATTAAAATgaagataaaaacttgtgtgagacagtttcacaggtcgtattttgtgagacgggtctctatttgggttatcaaagaaaaagtattactttttatgctaaaagtattgctttttatcgtgaatatcggtagggttgacccgtctcacagataaaaattcgtgagaccatctcacaagatatctaatttaaaatgaatttgAAATGTACTATGATTAATTCACATattattagttgagaatttaaaatttattgtcggagatttaaaaaaaaaagacaaaaacttgtgtgagacggtctcacggatcgtattttgtgagacgaatctcttatttgggttatcaaagaaaaagtattactttttatgctaagagtattactttttattgtgaatatcgataggcctgacccgtctcacagataaagattcgtgagaccgtctcacaagacacCTACTCTTAAAAAAAACAgtgaaaaatagtttttttttggtAATTATCATCGAGTTAAAATTTGTTTCCAACTATATTTCATTATATAATtggtatttttttattgtttttgaaagaaataTGAACATTAGAAACTGATCTTCTGTATTATTGGTAATTTTGTGTATATTGGGCCAAGCATTAGCTAAACCCAACTGGCAACTGCCTACTCACAAATAGTTGGTCTGGATCTGTACTACCATTTAAGGCCCATTGAATATATATGATGTGGTTATCGTTGTTCGGCCCataattatttgatttagtcCAATTCAGCGGCCCATAATGAATTCtatatatgatataatcaaACCATCACCCCGCCTGCTCGCTCCCATAGTTGCAAAAATAGATGCCCTAGCTCTCAATCCCCATCCATCATTCACTAGCCTCGGCTGTGGCGGCGAATTTTTTCTCATCGCGAACATATTCAGAGTATAATTTCAATTAATACGGGTATGTCGATACTGTTTCCGGTTGATTTCGTTCTGTGTTGATTGATTTTCTCTGTTTTTGGGTGATGATGTTTTTTTTCTGTTCGttgttgaaaattaattttcatcGGAAGTATGAAACCGAACTTATTACGTGAATTATTCGTCAAGTAGTTGAATCTTCCCATTTAatgatgtttttttttcttgttgGTAATATTGGTCTCTGTAGATTTTATCAGAATTTCTCCGTTAGAACAGAATTTCTGGACATTGATGTGTGATGGTGGTGACTTCCGGGAAAAGCATGTTGTCGATTACATACTCCACTGAAATATTAGACGGGGAACCAATCTATGTATGTTCTAATGGTCTTCCTGTCAAGGCTTTGAGTCTAGAACCTGCAGGGCTTGCGTTTCACACTGCCGCCCTTAGGTTGATAGGCCACTTTGAGGAAGTACAAACAGAGAAGAATGGAAAAGATGTTTCAGAAGACAAAGAAACTGTTTATGTACAATCATCAGATTCGTACAGCAGTAAAGGTAGGAAGAAATCTGGAAGTGAATCTAAGCAGCAGGATCATTATGCTCTGCTGGGTTTGAGCCATTTGAGGTATCTTGCCACCGAGGATCAGATAAGAAAGAGTTATCGTGAGGCTGCTCTGAGACATCATCCCGATAAGCAGGCTGCTCTTTTGCTCGCGGAGGAAACAGAGGCTGCTAAGCAAGCGAAAAAAGATGAGATAGAAAGCCATTTCAAGGCCATTCAAGAAGCGTACGAGGTGTTGATCGACCCTGTTAGGAGAAGAATCTATGATTCCACGGATGAGTTTGATGATGAAATACCTTCCGATTGTGCACCCCATGAATTCTTTAAGGTTTTTGGACCTGCATTCTTGAGGAATGGTCGGTGGTCAGTAAACCAGCCAGTCCCAGTCTTGGGGGATGATAACACTCCATTTAAAGAAGTGGATAGCTTTTATGATTTTTGGTATAGCTTTAAGAGCTGGAGGGAATTTCCTCATGCCGATGAATTTGAACTCGATCAGGCTGAGTCTCGTGAACACAGGAGGTGGATGGAAAGGCAAAACGCAAAACTATCGGAGGGAGCAAGGAAAGAAGAATATGCCCGTATACGTGCTCTTGTTGATAGTGCCTATAAAAGGGACCCTAGACTTTTGAGACGGAAAGAGGAACAGAAAGCTGAGAAGCTGAGGAAGAAGGAGGCGAAGCTTTTGGCCAAGAGATTgcaggaagaagaagaagcaagGATCGTCGAGGAGGAGAGGCAGAAGAAAGAGGAGGAGGAGAAAAAGGCAGCTGAAGCTGCATTAAATCAGAAAAAAATGAAGGAGAGAGAAAAAAAGATACTCCGGAAAGAACGTACCCGCTTTCGATTGCTGGCAGCACCTATTTTGTCCCAGCATTTGCTCGATCTTACTGATAGCAATGTGGAGGATCTCTGTACGTCACTTGATAAAGAACAGCTAAGTAATTTATGTGATATGATGGAAGGAAAAGAAGGGCGAGAGTGTGCTAAGCTTTTGCGACAGGCACTTGAGGTTGATTACAAAGATAAGGATGAGAAACAAGACGAGAAAATTTTTCATCAGAATGGTTCTGTAAGGATAAATGGACAAGTTGCACAAAGCAGTAACGAGAAAAGGGAAAAACCCTGGCATAAGGAAGAGATCGAGCTTTTGAGAAAGGGAGTGCAGAAATATCCTAAGGGTACTTCTCGAAGGTGGGAAGTGATTTCGGAATATATGGGTACTAAGAGGTCCGTAGAAGAGATTCTCAAGGCTACGAAAACAGTTCTTCTTCAGAAACCTGACTCTGCTAATGCCTTCGACTCCTTCCTGGAGAAAAGAAAGTCGGTCCAAACAATTGCATCTCCTCTTACAACTAGAGAAGATTTGCCAGGATTATCAAATGGAAACGTGTCTGAGGGGAATGCTTCTAGCGCAGACAAATGGCCAGAATCATCAATTCAAGAAGGA
This window of the Primulina tabacum isolate GXHZ01 chromosome 12, ASM2559414v2, whole genome shotgun sequence genome carries:
- the LOC142521188 gene encoding ATP-dependent Clp protease adapter protein CLPS1, chloroplastic-like, yielding METTISCGRVVLSPNQAFHQAPGDRYPLHKKCTRRRTSMATPIAGLGKGGGVLDKPIIEKTTPGRESEFDLRKSRKMSPPFRVMLHNDNYNKREYVVQVLMKVIPGMTLDNAVNIMQEAHHNGLSMVIVCGQADAEEHCTQLRGNGLLSTIEPANGGC
- the LOC142520576 gene encoding uncharacterized protein LOC142520576, with product MVVTSGKSMLSITYSTEILDGEPIYVCSNGLPVKALSLEPAGLAFHTAALRLIGHFEEVQTEKNGKDVSEDKETVYVQSSDSYSSKGRKKSGSESKQQDHYALLGLSHLRYLATEDQIRKSYREAALRHHPDKQAALLLAEETEAAKQAKKDEIESHFKAIQEAYEVLIDPVRRRIYDSTDEFDDEIPSDCAPHEFFKVFGPAFLRNGRWSVNQPVPVLGDDNTPFKEVDSFYDFWYSFKSWREFPHADEFELDQAESREHRRWMERQNAKLSEGARKEEYARIRALVDSAYKRDPRLLRRKEEQKAEKLRKKEAKLLAKRLQEEEEARIVEEERQKKEEEEKKAAEAALNQKKMKEREKKILRKERTRFRLLAAPILSQHLLDLTDSNVEDLCTSLDKEQLSNLCDMMEGKEGRECAKLLRQALEVDYKDKDEKQDEKIFHQNGSVRINGQVAQSSNEKREKPWHKEEIELLRKGVQKYPKGTSRRWEVISEYMGTKRSVEEILKATKTVLLQKPDSANAFDSFLEKRKSVQTIASPLTTREDLPGLSNGNVSEGNASSADKWPESSIQEGSTAVDRLTPSLDQDSWSAAQERALVQALKTFPKETTQRWERVSAAVPGKNVSQCKKKFTLMKESFRNNTGTNKQATHSDDSPNSSNHVGNSEVSDDIDVANVISPGSGEYIWSEGQEKALIQALKTFPKDTNQRWERVAAAVPGKSVDLCKKKVALLKENFRNRKSAV
- the LOC142521153 gene encoding protein PLANT CADMIUM RESISTANCE 4-like encodes the protein MGRVGNNEQQVQETMDDSFPESEQPAATKPRSQVPSNNKRQTNHPHKEEEEEEDLYYVSSQDHDKEQTAAQFPPQNNEYELSNQHVPPQANVDFAPHMPLSGTQNGVPQTGHPAMTPPVRPFNGIGHVAAQDKVWSSSLFDCMNDPENALITACFPCITFGQIAEILDSGNTTCATSGILYSCIAFCIAIPCIMSCTYRTKLRAKFGLPESPAQDWVVHCFCEWCALCQEYRELKHMGYDPTIGWLGNETKMRQKQNQQFGMTPPTGQMMMM